A region of Thermus caldifontis DNA encodes the following proteins:
- a CDS encoding 3-hydroxyacyl-CoA dehydrogenase yields MERSALVTGGASGLGRAAALALRDRGYKVVVLDLRRGEDPGVVYLEGDVTREEDAGRAVELAASRAPLFAVVNAAGIGLVRKVLGREGPHDLEGFRKVVEVNLIGTFNVLRLAAWAMRENPPGAEGQRGVVVNTASVAAFEGQVGQVAYAASKGGVVGLTLPAARELADWGIRVVTVAPGLFDTPLLQGLPEKAKASLAEQVPFPKRLGRPEEYALLVLHILENPMLNGEVIRLDGALRMAPR; encoded by the coding sequence ATGGAGAGAAGCGCCTTGGTGACAGGGGGAGCCTCGGGGCTCGGAAGGGCTGCGGCCCTGGCCCTAAGGGATAGGGGCTACAAGGTGGTGGTCTTGGACCTCAGGCGGGGGGAGGATCCGGGCGTTGTTTACCTGGAAGGGGATGTGACCCGGGAGGAGGACGCCGGGCGGGCGGTGGAGCTGGCCGCCTCCCGGGCTCCCCTTTTCGCCGTGGTGAATGCGGCGGGGATCGGCTTGGTCCGCAAGGTCTTGGGCCGCGAAGGCCCCCACGACCTGGAAGGCTTCCGCAAGGTGGTGGAGGTGAACCTCATCGGCACGTTTAACGTCCTGCGCCTGGCGGCTTGGGCCATGCGGGAGAACCCTCCCGGCGCCGAGGGGCAGCGGGGGGTGGTGGTGAACACCGCCAGCGTGGCAGCCTTTGAAGGCCAGGTGGGCCAGGTGGCCTACGCGGCCAGCAAGGGGGGTGTGGTGGGCCTCACCCTTCCCGCGGCCCGGGAGCTTGCGGACTGGGGAATCCGGGTGGTGACGGTGGCCCCTGGCCTCTTCGATACCCCCCTCCTCCAGGGTCTTCCGGAAAAGGCCAAGGCCTCTTTAGCGGAACAGGTGCCTTTTCCTAAACGGCTGGGCAGGCCGGAGGAGTACGCTCTACTGGTCCTCCACATTCTGGAAAACCCTATGCTGAACGGGGAGGTGATCCGCCTGGATGGCGCCTTGCGCATGGCCCCCAGGTAG
- a CDS encoding thiolase family protein — MGEPVILEAVRTPIGKRNGALRDWRPDALYAQVLNGLLDRTGIDPGLIGDVVTGCVTQAGEQGANIGRLAVLLSRLPKEVPAVSLNRMCGSGQQAVHFAAQAIAAGDLDFAIAGGVESMTRAPMFSDIGGGFRTLNPALFQRYELVHQGESAERIAKKYGLCREELDEWGYLSHKRAARAIQEGRFRTQILPLEGVDGEGRPLLLDRDEGVRFDVDYERMLALKPVFREDGVVTAGNSSQISDGAAALLLGDREKALALGLRPRARFLARVVVAGDPTLQLLEVIPATKRALEKAGLSLRDLDVIEINEAFASVVLAFLREFHPDPEKVNPNGGAIAHGHPLGATGAILMTKLLYELERTGGEFGLQVMCIGHGQATATIIQRI; from the coding sequence ATGGGAGAACCCGTGATCCTCGAGGCGGTGCGCACCCCCATCGGCAAGAGGAATGGAGCCTTAAGGGACTGGCGGCCCGATGCCCTTTATGCCCAGGTCTTGAATGGCCTTCTGGATCGGACGGGGATCGACCCCGGCCTCATCGGGGATGTGGTCACGGGCTGCGTGACCCAAGCTGGGGAGCAAGGGGCCAATATCGGGCGGCTTGCCGTTCTCCTTTCCCGCCTTCCGAAAGAGGTTCCGGCGGTCTCCTTAAACCGCATGTGCGGCTCGGGCCAACAGGCAGTGCATTTTGCTGCCCAAGCCATCGCCGCTGGCGACCTGGACTTCGCCATCGCTGGCGGGGTAGAGAGCATGACCCGGGCCCCCATGTTCTCCGACATCGGGGGCGGCTTCCGCACCTTAAACCCGGCCCTTTTCCAGCGTTACGAGCTCGTCCACCAGGGGGAGAGCGCCGAGCGCATCGCCAAGAAGTATGGCCTTTGTCGGGAGGAGCTGGACGAGTGGGGCTATCTCTCCCATAAACGGGCCGCCCGGGCTATCCAGGAAGGCCGCTTCCGGACCCAGATCCTTCCCCTGGAGGGGGTGGATGGGGAGGGGAGGCCCCTCCTCCTGGACCGGGACGAGGGGGTCCGCTTCGACGTGGACTACGAGAGGATGCTGGCCTTAAAACCCGTCTTTCGCGAGGATGGGGTGGTAACCGCCGGCAACTCCAGCCAGATCTCCGACGGGGCCGCTGCCCTTCTCCTAGGGGATCGGGAAAAGGCCTTGGCCCTGGGCCTTCGCCCCAGGGCCCGTTTCCTGGCCCGGGTGGTGGTGGCCGGGGATCCCACCCTGCAGCTTTTGGAGGTGATCCCCGCCACAAAAAGGGCCCTGGAGAAAGCGGGGCTTTCCCTTAGGGACCTGGACGTCATCGAGATCAACGAGGCCTTCGCCAGCGTGGTCCTGGCCTTCCTGCGGGAGTTCCACCCTGACCCCGAGAAGGTGAACCCCAACGGCGGGGCCATCGCCCATGGCCATCCCTTAGGGGCCACAGGGGCCATCCTTATGACTAAGCTCCTTTACGAGCTGGAGCGCACCGGGGGGGAGTTTGGCCTGCAGGTGATGTGCATCGGCCATGGGCAGGCCACGGCCACCATCATTCAAAGGATCTAG
- a CDS encoding acyl-CoA dehydrogenase family protein has translation MDLERSIRELARRFARERILPQARSWDQEARFPWPLFREAAELGFPVLVVPEELGGAGLGPKSLVLVAEELAYACTGVAAALLLNNLVADALLLSGSPYARGFLPRLREEVASYALTEPHAGSDVAAIRTRAEKVAGGYRLYGRKTWISHAPEAAFFVVFAKVAEGREGMAAFLVERGVGVEVGPPLPKLGQKASPAAEVYLDGAFVPEEGLIAREGFALAMRVFNRSRPMVAALAVGLLRRALEEALAYAAIREAFGRPLLEHEGVGFKLAEMHMDLEAARLLTLKAAERAEEGEGNALEAATAKAFAADAAVRGVSEALQVFGGNGYSEEYPLAKLYRDAKVLQIYEGTSEIQRLIILRELARRRIWENP, from the coding sequence TTGGACCTGGAGAGATCCATACGGGAGCTGGCCCGGCGTTTTGCCCGGGAGCGCATCCTGCCCCAGGCCAGGTCCTGGGACCAAGAGGCCCGTTTCCCCTGGCCCCTGTTTCGGGAGGCGGCAGAGCTTGGTTTTCCGGTTCTGGTAGTCCCGGAGGAGCTGGGCGGAGCCGGCCTTGGGCCCAAGAGCCTGGTCCTGGTGGCGGAGGAACTGGCCTATGCCTGCACTGGGGTAGCGGCGGCTTTGCTCCTCAACAACCTGGTGGCGGACGCCCTCCTCCTTTCGGGGAGTCCCTACGCCCGAGGCTTCCTCCCCCGGCTTCGGGAGGAGGTGGCCTCCTACGCCCTTACCGAGCCGCATGCGGGCTCGGACGTGGCCGCCATCCGCACCCGGGCGGAAAAGGTGGCGGGAGGGTACCGCCTTTACGGGCGGAAAACCTGGATCAGCCACGCCCCGGAGGCGGCCTTTTTCGTGGTTTTCGCCAAGGTGGCGGAGGGCCGGGAGGGGATGGCCGCTTTCCTGGTGGAGCGGGGGGTGGGGGTGGAGGTGGGGCCCCCTTTGCCCAAGCTGGGGCAGAAGGCGTCCCCGGCGGCGGAGGTGTATCTGGACGGAGCCTTCGTACCCGAGGAGGGCCTGATAGCCCGGGAAGGGTTTGCCCTGGCCATGAGGGTTTTCAACCGCTCCCGGCCCATGGTGGCGGCCCTGGCGGTGGGGCTTTTGCGCAGGGCCCTGGAGGAAGCCTTGGCCTACGCCGCCATACGGGAGGCCTTTGGCAGGCCCCTTCTGGAGCATGAGGGGGTGGGGTTTAAGCTGGCGGAGATGCACATGGACTTGGAGGCCGCCCGCCTCCTCACCCTAAAGGCCGCCGAGCGGGCGGAAGAGGGGGAGGGGAACGCCTTAGAAGCGGCCACGGCCAAGGCCTTTGCCGCCGACGCTGCGGTGCGAGGGGTATCCGAGGCCCTCCAGGTCTTTGGCGGCAACGGCTACAGCGAGGAGTACCCCTTGGCCAAGCTGTACCGTGACGCCAAGGTGCTGCAGATCTACGAGGGAACCTCCGAGATCCAGAGGCTCATCATCCTACGGGAGCTGGCAAGGAGGCGGATATGGGAGAACCCGTGA
- a CDS encoding GGDEF domain-containing protein yields the protein MSPEIWPGLVRLYWRLALVPAVWIPVVALYGDRVMYWATALYWGSLVFAYTLGKVTGRDRLAVALHLGVALLTSLMSLVAPPERVVQGLSGEDWRLGVMAFYTVGAYAFAAFAGWPGLGLGLAYVLLAPWPQEETRFLVAAGGLLAGIGGLSVAAMIQRLEALQSLIQNEALTDSLTGLANRRSLERDFSRLQALAAREGLSLVLSLWDLDNLKAVNDREGHQAGDAHLLRFAQILREEVREGDALYRVGGDEFVGLHLGLRDGASLEARVHARFPSVSVGFSPAGGRELLQVLEAADGLMYRKKSQKGPL from the coding sequence ATGTCTCCCGAGATCTGGCCGGGGTTGGTTCGCCTCTACTGGCGTCTGGCCCTGGTCCCTGCGGTATGGATCCCCGTGGTGGCCCTCTACGGGGACCGGGTGATGTACTGGGCCACGGCGCTCTACTGGGGGAGTCTTGTTTTCGCCTATACCTTGGGTAAGGTTACCGGTAGGGACCGCCTGGCGGTGGCCCTGCACCTGGGGGTGGCCTTATTGACCTCCCTCATGAGCCTGGTGGCGCCGCCGGAGAGGGTGGTGCAGGGGCTTTCCGGGGAGGACTGGCGCCTTGGGGTGATGGCCTTCTACACCGTGGGGGCCTATGCCTTTGCCGCCTTTGCCGGCTGGCCTGGGCTTGGGTTGGGCCTGGCCTATGTGCTCCTGGCCCCTTGGCCCCAGGAGGAAACCCGCTTCCTGGTGGCGGCGGGGGGGCTTTTGGCGGGCATAGGGGGTTTGAGCGTGGCGGCCATGATCCAGCGCCTAGAGGCCCTGCAAAGCCTCATCCAGAATGAGGCCCTCACCGATTCCCTTACGGGCCTGGCCAACCGGCGTTCCTTGGAGCGCGACTTCTCCAGGCTCCAAGCCCTGGCGGCCCGGGAGGGGCTTTCCCTGGTGCTTTCCCTTTGGGACCTGGATAACCTAAAGGCCGTAAACGACCGGGAGGGGCACCAGGCCGGGGATGCCCATCTGCTCCGCTTTGCCCAGATTCTGCGGGAGGAGGTACGGGAGGGGGATGCCCTGTACCGGGTAGGGGGGGACGAGTTCGTGGGCCTGCACCTGGGCCTAAGGGATGGAGCCTCCTTGGAGGCCCGGGTTCACGCCCGGTTTCCCTCGGTTTCCGTGGGCTTTAGCCCGGCAGGGGGGCGGGAGCTTTTGCAGGTCCTCGAGGCGGCCGATGGGCTTATGTACCGCAAAAAGAGCCAGAAGGGTCCCTTGTAG
- the lepA gene encoding translation elongation factor 4, with amino-acid sequence MERMDGRRIRNFSIIAHVDHGKSTLADRILQLTHAVSEREMREQFLDSLELERERGITIKASAVRLQYRAKDGETYIFNLIDTPGHVDFTYEVSRALAAVEGVLLVVDASQGVEAETLAKFYMALEHGHVMIPVINKIDLPNARPLEVALEVEEVLGLPADEAIFASGKTGEGVEEILEAIVGRIPPPKGDPEAPLKALIFDSLYDAYQGVIPYLRLFEGRVRPGDRIRIYSTGKEFTVDKVGIFTPQGLIPVEELTAGEVGWLVAAIRDIHDVQVGDTITHAHRPTDAPYPGFRPAKPVVFAGLYPVDSGDYNKLRDALEKLKLNDAALSFEPETSTALGFGFRCGFLGLLHAEIVQERLEREFGLELIATAPSVVYKVRLKGGEEMEVLNPADLPDPTKVEEILEPYVKLTVFTPEEYVGAIMQLVQEKRGRLVNMTYLPGGTKRVELVYEVPFAEILYDFHDRLKSLSRGYASMDYEQMGYQPGDLVKVNVLVHGEPVDALTFIAHRDKAYGLARAMVDKLAEVIPRQLFEVPIQAAIGGKIIARATVKALRKDVLAKCYGGDVTRKKKLLEKQKEGKKRLKAIGKVEVPQEAFLAVLSAGRNEP; translated from the coding sequence ATGGAAAGGATGGATGGCAGGCGCATCCGCAACTTCTCCATCATCGCCCACGTGGACCACGGGAAGTCCACCCTGGCGGACCGCATCCTGCAGCTGACCCATGCGGTGAGCGAACGGGAGATGCGGGAGCAGTTTCTGGACTCCCTGGAGCTGGAACGGGAGCGGGGCATCACCATCAAGGCCAGCGCCGTGCGGCTGCAGTACCGGGCCAAGGACGGGGAAACCTACATCTTCAACCTGATCGACACCCCCGGCCACGTGGACTTCACCTACGAGGTTTCCCGGGCCTTGGCGGCGGTGGAAGGGGTTCTTTTGGTGGTGGACGCCAGCCAGGGGGTGGAGGCCGAGACCTTGGCCAAGTTTTACATGGCCCTGGAGCACGGCCACGTGATGATCCCCGTCATCAACAAGATCGACCTGCCCAACGCCAGGCCCCTGGAGGTGGCCCTGGAGGTGGAGGAGGTTTTGGGCCTTCCCGCCGACGAGGCCATCTTCGCCTCGGGCAAGACGGGGGAAGGGGTGGAGGAGATCCTCGAGGCCATCGTCGGGCGCATCCCACCCCCCAAGGGGGATCCCGAGGCCCCCTTAAAGGCCCTCATCTTTGACTCCCTTTACGACGCCTACCAAGGGGTGATCCCCTACCTCCGCCTCTTTGAGGGGCGGGTGCGCCCGGGGGACCGGATCCGCATCTACTCCACCGGCAAGGAGTTCACCGTGGACAAGGTGGGGATCTTCACCCCCCAAGGGCTCATCCCCGTGGAGGAGCTCACCGCCGGGGAGGTGGGTTGGCTTGTCGCCGCCATCCGGGATATCCACGACGTCCAGGTGGGGGATACCATCACCCACGCCCATCGGCCCACGGACGCCCCCTACCCGGGCTTCCGCCCTGCCAAACCCGTGGTCTTCGCTGGACTCTACCCCGTGGACTCTGGGGACTATAACAAGCTACGGGACGCCCTGGAAAAGCTGAAGCTAAATGACGCCGCCCTTTCCTTTGAGCCGGAGACCTCCACCGCCTTGGGTTTTGGCTTCCGCTGTGGGTTCCTGGGGCTTCTCCATGCGGAGATCGTGCAGGAGAGGTTGGAACGGGAGTTCGGCCTGGAGCTGATCGCCACCGCCCCCAGCGTGGTCTACAAGGTGCGCCTAAAGGGCGGGGAGGAGATGGAGGTGCTAAACCCCGCCGACCTCCCCGACCCCACGAAGGTAGAGGAGATCCTCGAGCCCTACGTAAAGCTCACCGTTTTCACCCCCGAGGAGTACGTAGGAGCCATCATGCAACTGGTGCAGGAAAAGCGGGGCCGTCTGGTCAACATGACCTATCTTCCCGGGGGAACCAAACGGGTGGAGCTGGTCTACGAGGTGCCCTTCGCCGAGATCCTCTACGACTTCCACGACCGCCTGAAGAGTCTTTCCCGGGGCTATGCTTCCATGGATTACGAGCAGATGGGCTACCAGCCCGGGGACCTGGTCAAGGTCAACGTGCTGGTGCACGGAGAACCCGTAGATGCCCTTACCTTTATCGCCCACCGGGACAAGGCCTATGGCCTAGCCCGGGCCATGGTGGACAAGCTGGCGGAGGTCATCCCCCGTCAGCTCTTTGAGGTGCCCATCCAAGCGGCCATCGGGGGGAAGATCATCGCCCGGGCCACGGTGAAAGCCCTGAGGAAGGACGTGCTGGCCAAATGCTACGGTGGGGACGTGACCCGGAAGAAGAAGCTTTTGGAAAAACAAAAGGAAGGGAAGAAGCGGCTCAAGGCCATCGGCAAGGTGGAGGTTCCCCAGGAGGCCTTCCTGGCGGTGCTTTCGGCGGGGAGGAATGAGCCTTAG
- a CDS encoding sensor histidine kinase produces the protein MSLRARLALVIALLAFLPNLVLALTLGLMGNGPWLPLVLWLVLLALVSGAVGYLLARSLLRPLEELTRTLAYLSLKEGPVSELRLPAPKEPPPREIALLRTRFGELLQRLQRLMEAREAFYGALAHDLKTPLLSAIRALEYLERADHLGREKRVELLLALRRELTQAHLLVENLLALSRLEARTPQWETLNLRALAEDLLLRYQEEAARRGLGLAVEGAGLARGERPLLERALANLLDNALRHAKTRVRIWVEEGALQVEDDGDGLPLPLEALAQPFRQGGPNRGSAGLGLYTAKRVAEAHGGKLLACKSPLGGACLRLELPSARGL, from the coding sequence ATGAGCCTTAGGGCAAGGCTGGCCCTGGTCATCGCCCTTCTAGCCTTTCTGCCCAACCTGGTCCTGGCCCTCACCCTGGGCCTCATGGGGAATGGTCCATGGCTACCCTTGGTGCTCTGGCTTGTCCTCCTCGCCCTGGTTTCCGGAGCCGTGGGGTATCTCCTGGCCCGAAGCCTCCTAAGGCCCCTGGAGGAGCTCACCCGCACCCTGGCCTACCTCTCCTTAAAGGAGGGCCCGGTGAGCGAGCTGAGGCTTCCTGCCCCCAAGGAACCTCCGCCCAGGGAGATCGCCCTCCTCCGCACCCGCTTCGGGGAGCTTCTGCAACGCCTGCAACGCCTGATGGAGGCCAGGGAGGCCTTTTACGGGGCCCTGGCCCATGACCTTAAGACCCCCCTTCTCTCCGCCATCCGCGCCCTGGAGTACCTGGAAAGGGCCGACCACCTGGGCCGGGAAAAGCGGGTGGAGCTCCTTTTAGCCCTGAGGCGAGAGTTGACCCAGGCCCACCTCCTGGTGGAAAACCTCCTGGCCCTCTCCCGCCTCGAGGCCCGCACCCCCCAGTGGGAAACCCTGAACCTCCGGGCCCTGGCCGAGGATCTCCTCCTGCGCTACCAGGAGGAGGCGGCAAGGCGGGGGCTCGGCCTTGCGGTGGAGGGAGCAGGCCTGGCCCGGGGGGAGCGGCCCCTTTTGGAAAGGGCCCTGGCCAACCTTCTGGATAACGCCCTCCGGCACGCCAAGACCCGGGTGCGCATCTGGGTGGAGGAGGGGGCCTTGCAGGTGGAGGACGACGGGGATGGGCTTCCCCTGCCCCTCGAGGCCCTGGCCCAGCCCTTCCGCCAAGGAGGTCCGAACCGGGGAAGCGCGGGGCTTGGCCTCTACACCGCCAAGCGGGTGGCCGAGGCCCACGGGGGGAAGCTCTTAGCCTGCAAAAGCCCCTTGGGGGGAGCGTGTTTGCGCCTGGAACTCCCCTCCGCCAGGGGGCTTTAG
- the sdaAB gene encoding L-serine ammonia-lyase, iron-sulfur-dependent subunit beta encodes MGLLDMIGPVMVGPSSSHTAGACRLALLARHLLGERPRRVEFGLHGSFAKTGKGHGTHLALVAGVLGFKPDDERLKESLSLAEKEGVEVVFKAVELGDVHPNTVRMVLEGEKERITVTGSSLGGGLVRIFDLDGFEVRITGAAPTLVIRNVDTPGVVARVARILADDEVNIAYLTVSRKKRGGEAMMSLEVDRPLSEVPLRYLEHLSYILWVRQIPPVMD; translated from the coding sequence ATGGGTCTTTTGGACATGATCGGCCCGGTGATGGTGGGGCCTTCCTCCAGCCACACCGCCGGGGCCTGCCGCCTGGCCCTTCTGGCCCGCCACCTCTTGGGGGAAAGGCCCAGGCGGGTGGAGTTTGGCCTGCACGGTTCCTTTGCCAAAACGGGAAAGGGCCACGGCACCCACCTGGCCCTGGTGGCAGGGGTCTTGGGCTTCAAGCCCGACGACGAGCGGCTTAAGGAAAGCCTGAGCCTGGCGGAGAAGGAAGGGGTGGAGGTGGTCTTCAAGGCGGTGGAGCTAGGGGATGTGCACCCCAACACCGTGCGCATGGTCCTGGAGGGGGAGAAGGAGCGCATCACCGTTACGGGTAGCTCCCTGGGAGGGGGGTTGGTGCGCATCTTTGACCTGGATGGCTTTGAGGTGCGCATCACTGGGGCCGCTCCCACCTTGGTGATCCGCAACGTGGATACCCCGGGCGTGGTGGCCCGGGTGGCCCGGATCCTGGCCGATGACGAGGTCAACATCGCCTACCTCACGGTAAGCCGCAAGAAGCGGGGCGGGGAGGCCATGATGAGCCTGGAGGTGGACCGCCCCCTTTCCGAGGTTCCCCTGAGGTACCTGGAGCACCTCTCCTACATCCTCTGGGTGCGGCAGATTCCCCCGGTTATGGACTAA
- a CDS encoding dihydrodipicolinate synthase family protein: MILPPIPTPFDREGRLDAEAFRELAEALEPLVDGLLIYGSNGEGVHLTPEERAKGLRALRPRKPFLVGLMEETLPQAERALLEAQEAGAMALLATPPRYYHASLGQGLVAYYQALAERMPVFLYHVPQNTKVDLPLSAVEALAQHPRILGIKDSSGDLSRLAFYQAHLRDFRVYNGHAPTFLGALALGAEGGILAAANLAPRAYRALVEAFQSGQLAKAQALQKGLFPLGNLLSQGGVPLLKQALRHLGLPAGYPRPPYPPESPLWPRFLPILDKLKEEGWIL, translated from the coding sequence ATGATCCTTCCCCCCATCCCTACCCCCTTCGACCGGGAAGGACGCCTGGACGCGGAGGCCTTTCGCGAGCTGGCGGAAGCCCTGGAGCCCCTAGTGGACGGGCTTCTCATCTACGGCTCCAACGGGGAAGGGGTCCACCTCACCCCCGAGGAACGGGCCAAGGGTCTCCGGGCCCTAAGGCCCCGGAAACCCTTCCTGGTAGGCCTCATGGAGGAAACCCTACCCCAGGCGGAGAGAGCCCTCCTCGAGGCCCAGGAAGCGGGGGCCATGGCCCTCTTAGCCACCCCACCCCGGTACTACCACGCCAGCCTGGGCCAGGGGCTGGTGGCCTACTACCAGGCCCTGGCGGAGAGGATGCCGGTGTTCCTCTACCACGTGCCCCAGAACACCAAGGTGGACCTCCCCCTTTCTGCGGTGGAAGCCCTGGCCCAGCACCCTAGGATCCTAGGCATCAAGGACTCCAGCGGGGACCTCTCCCGTCTGGCCTTTTACCAGGCCCACCTGAGGGATTTCCGGGTCTATAACGGCCACGCCCCCACCTTCCTGGGGGCTTTGGCCCTGGGAGCCGAAGGGGGCATCCTGGCCGCGGCCAACCTGGCCCCTAGGGCCTACCGGGCCCTCGTGGAAGCCTTCCAAAGCGGACAGTTGGCGAAGGCCCAGGCCCTGCAAAAAGGGCTCTTCCCCTTAGGTAACCTCCTCTCCCAAGGAGGGGTACCCCTCCTTAAGCAGGCCCTCCGCCACCTGGGCCTACCTGCAGGGTACCCCAGGCCCCCCTATCCCCCGGAAAGCCCCCTTTGGCCCAGATTCCTTCCGATTCTGGATAAGCTAAAGGAAGAGGGGTGGATCCTATGA
- the cdd gene encoding cytidine deaminase, producing the protein MERVREVLIAHLERAYAPYSRFPVVALVEAEGENFLGVNVENASFPLSQCAERNAVAAMVLAGKRRIDRVHIYSPKGPVPPCGGCRQVLLEFGTPRTEVVMHGPEGYVVKTLEELLPLGFRL; encoded by the coding sequence ATGGAGAGGGTTAGGGAGGTTCTCATAGCCCACCTGGAAAGGGCCTACGCCCCCTACTCCCGCTTTCCCGTGGTGGCCCTGGTGGAGGCGGAAGGGGAGAACTTCCTTGGGGTCAATGTGGAAAACGCCTCCTTCCCCCTTTCCCAGTGTGCGGAAAGAAATGCGGTGGCCGCCATGGTCCTGGCGGGGAAGAGGCGCATCGACCGGGTGCACATCTATAGCCCTAAGGGACCTGTCCCCCCTTGCGGGGGGTGCCGCCAGGTGCTCTTGGAGTTCGGCACCCCCAGGACCGAGGTGGTGATGCACGGGCCCGAGGGGTACGTGGTGAAGACCCTGGAGGAGCTCTTGCCCTTGGGCTTTCGCCTCTAG
- a CDS encoding hemolysin family protein: MDRPPSRWLFFLPFGSLALAQSQAPHPGDLFLLLLLLALSAFFSASETAFTTLYPWKVRELSETQGGPFRLLSQDITRFLTTILVGNNLVNIAATALVTDLATRAFGSLGVGVATGAMTFLVLFFGEITPKSIAVHHAVPLARVAAWPIYLFSILLYPVGRFFSLVSGFFLRVLGLEPRDTPLVSERELKLILAGAEESGAIEAQEEEMIHSILELEETPVREIMTPRVEMVAIEAEASLEEFLHLFREHRYSRVPVYKESVDHIVGVAYAKDLLDYYCEEDLKGRTVASIAHPPYFVPENMDAWTLLRELRRRKVHMAIVVDEFGGTAGLVTLEDVMEEIVGEIYDETDEPEDLAIRRLPDGSFSIQAQTPVDEVSEALGVELPEGEYDTLSGFLYEQFGRIPSVGESVEWQGFRFVVESADQRRIERVRVERLVEHGEG, encoded by the coding sequence ATGGACAGACCTCCCAGTCGGTGGCTCTTCTTCCTGCCCTTCGGTTCCCTAGCCCTGGCCCAATCCCAAGCCCCACACCCGGGGGACCTTTTTCTTTTGCTCCTTCTTTTGGCCCTTTCCGCCTTCTTCTCCGCCAGCGAAACCGCCTTCACCACCCTTTATCCCTGGAAGGTACGGGAGCTTTCGGAAACCCAAGGGGGGCCTTTCCGGCTCCTTTCCCAGGACATCACCCGTTTCCTCACCACCATTTTGGTGGGGAACAACCTGGTGAACATCGCCGCCACCGCCTTGGTGACGGACCTGGCCACCCGGGCCTTTGGTTCTTTGGGGGTGGGGGTGGCCACCGGGGCCATGACCTTCCTCGTCCTGTTCTTTGGGGAGATCACCCCCAAGTCCATCGCCGTCCACCATGCCGTGCCCTTGGCTCGGGTGGCCGCCTGGCCCATCTACCTCTTCTCCATCCTCCTCTACCCGGTGGGCCGGTTCTTCAGCCTGGTTTCGGGTTTTTTCCTCAGGGTGCTGGGCCTCGAGCCCCGGGATACCCCCTTGGTGTCCGAGCGCGAGCTTAAGCTGATCCTGGCGGGGGCGGAGGAGTCGGGCGCCATAGAGGCCCAGGAGGAGGAGATGATCCACTCCATCCTGGAGCTGGAGGAAACCCCCGTGAGGGAGATCATGACCCCACGGGTGGAGATGGTGGCCATCGAGGCGGAGGCCAGCTTGGAGGAGTTTTTGCACCTCTTCCGCGAGCACCGCTACAGCCGGGTCCCCGTCTATAAGGAAAGCGTGGACCACATCGTGGGGGTGGCCTACGCCAAGGACCTCCTGGACTACTACTGCGAGGAGGATCTTAAGGGGCGCACCGTGGCCTCCATCGCCCACCCTCCCTATTTTGTTCCCGAGAACATGGATGCCTGGACGCTTCTCCGGGAGCTTCGCCGGCGCAAGGTGCACATGGCCATCGTGGTGGACGAGTTCGGGGGCACCGCAGGCCTGGTCACCCTGGAGGACGTGATGGAGGAGATCGTGGGGGAGATCTACGACGAAACCGACGAGCCGGAGGATCTGGCCATTCGTAGGCTTCCCGACGGTTCCTTCTCCATCCAGGCCCAGACCCCCGTGGACGAGGTTTCCGAGGCCCTAGGGGTGGAGCTTCCCGAAGGGGAGTACGACACCCTTTCCGGTTTCCTCTACGAGCAGTTCGGCCGCATCCCCAGCGTGGGGGAGAGCGTGGAGTGGCAGGGGTTCCGCTTCGTGGTGGAAAGCGCGGACCAGCGCCGCATAGAACGGGTACGGGTGGAAAGGCTGGTGGAGCATGGAGAGGGTTAG
- a CDS encoding MarR family winged helix-turn-helix transcriptional regulator, with protein MNGPPAPLVEELSRLGYTLMRLLLARAKETFAQEGLSLLQAEVLRLVKEGIQVPSRIAEHLEVLPSQVSHLLASMEEAGLLRRQPDPEDRRRVLLRLTPKGEAVQKRLQEAWLRAYGQHLARLSPEELNLFRDLLRKLTEVEGA; from the coding sequence ATGAATGGTCCTCCTGCCCCCCTGGTGGAAGAGCTTTCCCGGCTGGGCTACACCTTGATGCGCCTTCTCCTTGCCCGCGCTAAGGAAACCTTTGCCCAAGAAGGCCTCTCCCTCCTCCAGGCAGAGGTGCTCCGTTTGGTGAAGGAGGGAATCCAGGTTCCTTCCCGGATAGCGGAGCACCTCGAGGTCCTTCCCTCCCAGGTCTCCCACCTCCTGGCCTCTATGGAGGAAGCGGGCCTCCTCAGGCGCCAGCCCGACCCCGAGGACCGCCGTAGGGTGCTTCTGCGCCTCACCCCCAAGGGGGAGGCCGTGCAAAAGCGCCTGCAAGAGGCCTGGCTAAGGGCCTATGGCCAGCACCTGGCCCGCCTTTCCCCGGAGGAACTGAACCTCTTCCGCGACCTGCTGCGCAAACTCACGGAGGTGGAAGGTGCCTAG